The Etheostoma spectabile isolate EspeVRDwgs_2016 chromosome 4, UIUC_Espe_1.0, whole genome shotgun sequence sequence GGCTTTTTGAAACAGTGGTGGATTTGAAAAGACTTCAAAACAAGGCAAAGTGCAGGATGGtaggaccatagactgtatatattatatatactaatCTTGTAATTGCAcatcataaaaaagaaaaaaaacatatttagggATAAAGTTCCATGAGGAGGCATGGTTATTAATAAACTGTCTAATCcagtttattttgaaagtgttatTCAATGTGGTGAAATCTAAAATGTTCCTACTTTTGAAAGTAAGAGTCTACCTCTTCACAACAAGTCTCTTTGTAACCATGAATTcagtttcctttgtgttttctgaaaggTAGGGCTAAAGTTTAAGgagcacattttttttaataataattcctaGATAAGTGACCTGATCTCTTACAGGGATGTTATATATGGAGGGCATCAAGCAATCTTTGTGTCTTTTATGACCATAAGTTCACACTTTTTAAGTTCAAGTGAAGACCAGAGGATTGTAAGAAAGCTTTAATTAACTCTAGCGATAGCGGAATTTGGGAGGCGTCCTTCAGGAAGATTGTTGTGTCATCCGCAAGTTGACTAATTATAATCTGTCTATCCGCAATTAAGATTCCTTGTAAGGCACTGTTTAAAATATGAAGAGCCAGGAGTTGAGAAACTATTAAGAATAATTAGGGTGAGATATGGCAACCTTGCTTAACCCCACGAGACACACTAAACCTTCGGGATGTACCAAGATTTAATTTTACTGCACTATTGCCATTCTTATACAGGGTTCTTATAGTTTTACAAAAAAGGTGACCAAAACCATATCTAGAGAGCTTTCAAAATGAAGCCATGTTCAAGAGAGTCAAAGGCTTTATACTCAAGAAACATGAGGAAACTATTATCGTTGATAAGATTGTTACAGTCTAGCTGGCACATCCAAAATCAGTCTAAGGAGTATGACGTTTCCTCATGAATCCAGATTGTAACGTTTTTCCATCTGTTAGCAAATATGATAGCCAACACTTTATAGTCATCATTTAGCAGTGTAATCGGACGCCAGTTCTCTAAATTTTCCTTATCTTTTTTTGGCTTTGGAATCAGGGTTATGATACCTTGAGTCATACTCGTTGCAATATGAATGCTTTCTGAGAAAACATTTAGCAACAAGTGGAAAAGTTTTTCGTCGAACATTAAAGAGAATTCAGAAGTTACACCATCACATCCtggacttttattatttttaagatttCAATCGCTTTCAGAACCTCAACATTGGAGATGTAATCATCACATGCATTCCTATCCTCTACGGAAATAACTTCACAATTGTTGATTGAATCCATAAATGAGTTAGCTGTCACTTCACAGGATTTTGGATGTGTACAGATTGCTGTAAAAACGGTGGCAAAGGCAGATTTATCTTTTGGATTATCAACTATCTGGTCATCTATTTTTAGTTTGTCAATCATCACAAGAAGGGATCTGTTTTTATTCCCAATCTTAAAAAGTAAGATGAGTTTTGCACTCCCTCTTCTAACCATTTGAATCTAGATTGAATGTGTGCACCCTTAGCTTTTTCTATAAAAATTATCCAGTTTTTTTGTGGGGCCATAAAATCATTCCTCCCCTTTCAATTAAGGGCTCCATTTGAAAAGAGATGCCAGTGGTAGTAACTCTTCTCAACTTGCTCTTTTTATTTACCCAAATTCCACAAATTCCTATAAAATTTCccctatttaattttttaacagcACCGTTCCTCCCGTAAATTTCGGGTTTGCCTGTTCCAGTGTGTTACTATTAATCACTAACTTTTTCTTTACCTGTGAAATTCAAAAGAACtatttctttccatttcttttcattGAAGTGGAGGAAAGGGATATTGATAGAGACTTGTGTCAGAGATTCTAGACTTTGAGATCTTCCTTATTAGAGAGGATTGCGTCCAAGGCAACATTACGAGAATTCACTCCCTCTTcaaccatttcatcaaattcgAAGTGTGAGTTAAGTATTCTATTAATTCCCTTTGTTAGGGTATTAAGATATTCCCCTCCACTTCAATTAGGGCTCCATTGAAACAGAGATGCCAGCTGCAGTATCTCTCTTCATGCTCTTTTGATTTAGTCCAAAAGCCCAACTAATACTTATAAACTTCCTAGCTCATATTTAATCAGTTCCATTCCTGCCGTAAGATTTCTGGGTTTCTGCCTGTTCCCCAAGTGTTACTATTAGAATAACTACTCGCTTTTACCTGTGATATGCTCAAAAGAACTATTTGTTCCATTTCATTTGCATTTGAGAGTGATGCAAGGATATTGATAGAGACTTGTGCCAGATGATTCTAGACTGTGAGACATTTCCTTATTAGACCGAGTATACGTACGCTCCTTTGATACAGGAATAATTTCCTCAGCATTTGCATGGTGGCTCTGCCAAAAATTTCAGAGTTTAGTCTAAGAGAGATCGGATTCTGGTGTCGCTTGATCTCTTTGTGGGGTCCCACAGGGCTCGGTGGTCCCGGCCgtcttgtcttttattttttctctatcTACTCCCACTTGGTTCTATTCTCAGGAAACATGgcatttattttcactgttaTGCTGACGACAGCCACATCTATGTCCCCCTCAAAAAATCTGATTCCAGCACTGTTAACCCACTGCTACAGTTTTTACAGGACAGTAAGGCTTGGATGTCCTTCAATTTtctaaatttgaataaaaaaagacaaaagtcaTGGTCTTTGGTGGCACTTCTGTGACCTCCCCCCTAATTGATCTGGGTTCTCTTGCGTAGTATCGCAAGCCAATTGTAAAATATTTGGGGGTAAAAGTGGACTCAGACCTTAAATTTGACAGCCAGATTAAAGCCATGGTGAAGTCTAGCTTTTTCCAGTTAAGGCAGCAGGCAAAAATCAAACCAGTCCTGTGAGACAACACTTTGAGATAGTAATCCACGCCTTTCTGACCACTCGGCTGTATTACTGTAATACACTTTATATGGGGGCTAGTGGATCCTTCATTGCTCGTCTTCAACTGgtacaaaatgctgctgcacgtCTTTTAACAGGCACAAGCAAGTATGAGCACATTTCACCTATTTGCttcactccactggctgcccgtCCATTTTAGGATTccttttaaaattcttttgtttgcttttaaagccttgaatggctTTGCCCCACCTTACCTCTCTGAGCTTCTGCACCCCTACACTCCCAGCCGATCTCTCAGGTCAGCTGACCAGCTGCTCCTGACGGTGCCTAAAGCTAGGCTTAAGCTCAGGGTGGACTGTGCGTTTGCCATTGCAGCTCCAAAAATCTGGAATGGGTTGCCTCTGCACATTAGACAAGCCTcctctgtctcattttaaaactcttcttaaaacccacttcttttctttggcttttaacaccaggtagaGTGTTGATCTTATGTGTATACCTTTACCATATGCTGGCAAggcattttattgtatttattgagATGAAAGGACAGGGTTTACCGCTGTACAGACAAACCCACGTACAGACAAACCCCGTTCAGACAAACCCCGTACAGACAAACCCCGTACAGACAAACCCCGTACAGACAAACCCCGTTCAGACAAACCCAGTACAGACAAACCCCGTTCAGACAAACCCACGTACAGACAAACCCCGTTCAGACAAACCCACGTACAGACAAACCCCGTTCAGACAAACCCACGTACAGACAAACCCCGTTCAGACAAACCACGTACAGACAACCCCGTTCAGACCAAACCCACGTACAGACAAACCCCGTTCAGACAAACCCCGGCCAGATGAACAATGGTTGAACATGTTGTGCAATAAttacactgtactgtacattaaaatgtgttacaaattatgaattatgtgtttatttactaggtaaagagtgtgtgtatgagcatggaatgtgtgtgtggaatgtGTGTAATAATGAAATAGAACAGAACACAATTTTCTTTGCAACATCATCACAGTTCCAGCTCCCAGAGTTCATGCAACATAATTATCATAGAACCTCACTTCAGTCCTGGACTTTGAGCTGTGAACATTTCaaccacaaaaagaaaaacttttcactTCAAACTCATCACTTGCAAGGACAACAAGCAGTAGAACAAACAACTGAAGATGTCTCAACAGAAAGAGGTATAAATCATTCTTTACTTGATTATTTTTTGCTGCTTTATACTTCTAACCCACTTCAACTAAATTTTGGAAATAAATCTTTGACTTTTGCAGCACAATGTTAATTTTACAGCTACAGGTACTGGTTAGTTTTTCAGATTTTACGTACAAAACATACacaccagtttttttttaaatatgatgcattgcatTAGATTTAAGCACCTGTTGGTTCATGAGGCAGTTAACAGCtacacagcaacagcagcttacATGTCAGTCAACAATAATATtgatacaataataaaataataacactgACAGGGGCCATTCTGCATTGATAGTACTTTAACTCTGAATGCTTTAAGTTAGTTTTGTtgcagactttgacttttttaagttaaattttGATTAGCATCTTGATACTCTAAGAACCCAAAAAACAATGTTCATGAGATTATATCAATTTTGAAAATTATTTGAAGGTAGAAATGAAGccataaaaacaatttattattttcaaaaaaagtgagtAAAATTGTACTTCCCTTGCTCACATTATATTACTTTGCTCCACTTGTGCCTTGTGGCAACACTAGTACTACTAGTACCTATATCTTACACTTTGCCACTGTATGTCTTTTTCCAACAGAATATAAAAGCCAAACCTCTGGATCCAGATAACATGGAGAATGAggaaaaacatttctttgaaaTCAAGGTCTTTAAGAAGATGAAATCTGCAAGGAATACCTTCTTCAGATCGAAACCAAGGGAAAATGTCCAGCTGACAACAGGACAGGATTTGTCTGATGCTGTCAAGTTAGAAAGCAGTGTCTCAAAATCGGTCTCTCCTTGTCCTGAAGAGGCGTCTCACACTGCCTCAATACACTCCAGTCAGGACAACAAGGCTGCTGAGAAATCAGGCCTGACCTCTGTCCCTCTGGAACTGCTGGATGTGGCAGATAAAGACATCACACCAGAGTGTGTCACGGACAAATTGATGAAGGACAACTTGGTCACAGAAATCGGGTCGACCGGCAGTGACTCAAGATTTATAAACATTAATCTGACAAAACCAGGATCTCCATTTCCTGGAAAGGGGCCCTTCATTCCCTCCCAGGAAAACAACAGAGTTGTCTGTGTGACCGGTTTCACTGTCGGTACACAGACGTCTTGTGATCCGGTCAGGACAGATGAGAAACCTTTGAACTTAATCGGCGTGTTTCCAAAAGCTTGCTGGGAGGAGACAGTTGTGACACAGAAACATTCAGATTGTGAGAGTAAAGAGGACCGATTGACAAATGGACATACCATCAAAGTCCATGAAAAGAAGTTGCCGTGGTGGAGCTGCTTTAGTAAGCTACTGAAGAAGAAGGTCCACCCGGTTTCAGGTGAACAAATGGACGAGACCGTCCCATTGTCACCCAATAAAGTGTCATCTGGACTCTCCTCATCTCCACAAGACACAGAGCAGGGTGTCACAGTTGCTTCTGACACTGAAACCAGTGAGACCCAGGCTGAGAAGAGCAACAGAATCAGCCCATATTGCAAGGTATGGATGCATTTACCTAGGGAAGGAAATCGATTTGACTAGAAGTTGACAGTGAGTTCCCAGTTCGGACTCATTAAACAGCCCAACTGAAGGACCTCTACTGCTCACTTTTCATACACAAAATCATTTTGATTAAACAATTGGTTACTCTTACTTAAGCAAGGTTGTGTATGCAACACTATTACTTGCAATAAAG is a genomic window containing:
- the LOC116688627 gene encoding uncharacterized protein LOC116688627, which encodes MSQQKENIKAKPLDPDNMENEEKHFFEIKVFKKMKSARNTFFRSKPRENVQLTTGQDLSDAVKLESSVSKSVSPCPEEASHTASIHSSQDNKAAEKSGLTSVPLELLDVADKDITPECVTDKLMKDNLVTEIGSTGSDSRFININLTKPGSPFPGKGPFIPSQENNRVVCVTGFTVGTQTSCDPVRTDEKPLNLIGVFPKACWEETVVTQKHSDCESKEDRLTNGHTIKVHEKKLPWWSCFSKLLKKKVHPVSGEQMDETVPLSPNKVSSGLSSSPQDTEQGVTVASDTETSETQAEKSNRISPYCKRKKEDDQTASAQDQAVHTKRSSLPQRIWLFCCRQNCCFRSDLPY